A region from the Mycoplasmopsis bovigenitalium genome encodes:
- a CDS encoding OppA family ABC transporter substrate-binding lipoprotein, producing the protein MRKRFYLAPLALVTLSPLALAAACGKADFAHDAKQRIVRSGINASYIPKEFDRDKSNGYGGWQARHEDSLASLLIRKKTYNKPELVREFDQKTNKIVTKIKQPSFWKYKLEHAAKIILIVDGHAKEYDSDDAQLLQQPDADGYYHEAVIKGESTNAKSINSKQFEKDLEKATKLQIEVRKGTKWVDAQGNLTKYDVVPEDWYISWMRTQLLGKAQRKNAAKNTSVDTEALDTALREIASKNSSYYGKDYRYPNAYLFGLYGVEIKDLNDKSKFLEGDKITFNKIATGKAFFELLLENLTSSQEFSAAPSQYITEVSKQKQIPALESYSEKQLSSESFEKIKNIPTDNILSQAGVYWYGFNSKNLLYASPFIYKGYNRDTQEETYEKNPHYVDQEWVKDPTTIEKQVLRYFGAEAKVDQLKEVLYDDYLKGRIARLAWTMVPDKQKTSIIQNPQKYGVQYNQSLNKSSLQLEQVFDLTPTVALPNEFSEGVPFSVDNPDHLKTIVDQLTYNDHFAKLLYGKTREDIVKDAVKGADTQHFYTGKGYVFRSLLSRAINYQHVASFITEGKSKMYVAAMAPDAKIAGKDQSTAAKKSMRDAYEDINTTTFVKSDLTKSTSKTPEDYRKIVTTSGSELEKLKSPHFAEVKAEIKKLLDDAKIPADQKVEWQLTFRWVNWTPAKMQTIYEQLPLLFKELDPRLEFKAVKYDKAQVGLFWAQHLQGRSPFTIGGWGYDTDSAGSGFDGIVNLTQSGPVLAILSQGTDTNKEAFKKAFPKLFALSEAFNKFITDEVAKKSFTLTVDHTKWHELSFGDLDKLAHHLREYKLEGGKLVPNTETKETDADFGTITSRFFNTHLREKTNDEIIELTKEFSDYFGTLIDTKKLTSLDRFSESLVNPNFVFPFVGADQDWIMDAHVIVKK; encoded by the coding sequence ATGAGAAAAAGATTTTATTTAGCACCGTTGGCTCTAGTAACATTATCTCCACTGGCTTTAGCGGCTGCTTGTGGTAAAGCTGATTTTGCACATGATGCAAAACAAAGAATAGTAAGAAGTGGAATTAACGCAAGTTATATTCCTAAAGAATTTGATAGAGATAAATCAAATGGTTATGGTGGTTGACAAGCTAGACATGAAGATTCACTTGCTTCACTATTAATTAGAAAAAAAACATATAACAAACCTGAATTGGTTAGAGAATTTGACCAAAAAACCAATAAAATAGTAACAAAAATTAAACAACCATCATTTTGAAAATATAAATTAGAACATGCTGCCAAAATTATTTTGATAGTTGATGGACATGCTAAAGAATATGATTCAGATGATGCGCAATTACTTCAACAACCTGACGCTGATGGCTACTACCATGAAGCTGTTATTAAAGGTGAATCAACAAATGCAAAAAGTATTAACTCTAAACAATTTGAAAAAGATTTAGAGAAAGCTACTAAATTACAAATTGAAGTTCGTAAAGGGACTAAATGAGTTGATGCACAAGGCAATCTTACAAAATATGATGTAGTTCCAGAAGACTGATACATTTCATGAATGAGAACTCAACTTTTAGGTAAAGCACAAAGAAAAAATGCAGCTAAAAATACAAGTGTTGACACAGAAGCGCTAGATACAGCTCTAAGAGAAATTGCTTCAAAAAACTCTTCATACTATGGCAAAGATTACCGTTACCCTAACGCATATTTATTTGGATTATATGGAGTAGAAATTAAAGATTTAAATGATAAATCTAAATTCTTAGAAGGCGACAAAATAACATTTAATAAAATTGCCACAGGTAAAGCATTCTTTGAATTATTGTTAGAAAACTTAACTTCATCTCAAGAATTTAGTGCTGCTCCTAGCCAATATATTACAGAAGTATCAAAACAAAAACAAATTCCAGCACTAGAGTCATACTCTGAAAAACAATTATCTAGTGAATCATTTGAAAAAATTAAAAATATTCCAACAGATAACATATTATCGCAAGCTGGCGTTTACTGATATGGATTTAACAGCAAAAACTTATTATATGCTAGTCCATTTATTTATAAAGGATACAACAGAGATACTCAAGAAGAAACATATGAAAAAAACCCTCACTATGTTGACCAAGAATGAGTTAAAGATCCAACAACTATTGAAAAACAAGTTCTTAGATACTTTGGTGCCGAAGCTAAAGTTGATCAATTAAAAGAAGTTTTATATGACGATTATCTAAAAGGTAGAATTGCTAGATTGGCTTGAACAATGGTTCCTGACAAACAAAAAACTTCAATTATTCAAAACCCTCAAAAATATGGCGTTCAATACAACCAGTCATTAAACAAATCATCACTGCAACTTGAACAAGTATTCGACCTTACACCAACTGTTGCATTACCTAATGAATTTTCTGAAGGTGTTCCTTTTAGCGTAGATAATCCAGATCACTTAAAAACAATAGTTGATCAGTTAACATACAATGATCATTTTGCTAAATTATTGTATGGCAAAACTAGAGAAGATATTGTTAAAGATGCAGTAAAAGGCGCTGACACACAACACTTCTACACAGGTAAAGGTTATGTATTTAGATCATTACTTTCTAGAGCAATTAACTATCAACATGTTGCAAGCTTTATAACAGAAGGTAAATCAAAAATGTATGTAGCTGCAATGGCGCCTGATGCTAAAATTGCTGGCAAGGATCAATCAACTGCTGCTAAAAAATCAATGCGTGACGCATATGAAGATATTAACACTACAACCTTTGTTAAATCAGACCTAACTAAATCAACATCTAAAACACCTGAAGATTATCGTAAAATTGTAACAACATCAGGTAGTGAATTAGAAAAACTAAAATCACCTCACTTTGCAGAAGTTAAAGCAGAAATCAAAAAATTACTAGACGATGCTAAAATTCCAGCGGATCAAAAAGTTGAATGACAATTAACATTTAGATGAGTTAACTGAACACCAGCTAAAATGCAAACTATTTATGAACAACTTCCACTATTATTTAAAGAATTAGACCCACGTCTAGAATTTAAAGCAGTTAAATATGATAAAGCTCAAGTAGGTCTTTTCTGAGCACAACACCTACAAGGACGTTCTCCATTTACTATTGGTGGATGAGGTTATGATACTGATAGTGCTGGATCTGGATTTGATGGTATTGTAAACTTAACACAATCTGGCCCAGTTCTAGCTATTCTTTCTCAAGGAACAGACACTAACAAAGAAGCATTTAAAAAAGCATTCCCTAAATTATTTGCTTTAAGTGAAGCATTTAATAAATTTATAACAGATGAAGTTGCAAAAAAATCATTCACACTAACTGTTGATCACACAAAATGACATGAACTTTCATTTGGTGATCTAGACAAACTAGCTCACCACTTAAGAGAATACAAACTTGAGGGTGGTAAATTAGTACCAAATACAGAAACCAAAGAAACAGATGCAGATTTTGGAACAATTACATCTCGTTTCTTCAACACACACTTAAGAGAAAAAACTAATGACGAAATCATTGAATTAACAAAAGAATTTAGCGATTACTTTGGAACCCTTATTGATACTAAAAAATTAACATCATTAGATCGTTTCTCAGAATCATTAGTAAACCCTAACTTCGTGTTCCCATTCGTTGGAGCCGATCAAGATTGAATCATGGACGCACACGTTATAGTAAAAAAATAA
- a CDS encoding DNA cytosine methyltransferase: protein MKKFKILDLFCGAGGFSCGLDQIYGFETKVALDYDKNAITTFEKNFPNAKAICGDICNDDVKNEIIKASKQFGINMIVGGPPCQGFSLKGKNLGLDDPRNFLFLEYVDIVKKIKPEVFIIENVKNMITSSNGYFISQIYDKFTSLGYTLNHGILNAHDFGVPQSRERTIIIGTLNPNGIKLPQPCGDKKTTVRDAISDLAYLNSGEGKNGTSYIYHSQSFYQEILRNNSEVLWNHKATNHSQIALAKLSLIPPEGDKRFLPKEMHGNQKFMTTWSRLVWDKPSPTIDTRFDTPSNGRNSHPILNRAITPREAARIQSFPDTFIFYGPKTSICKQIGNAVPPLLAKAIGEHIKESYERNKNDRTL from the coding sequence ATGAAAAAATTTAAAATTTTAGATTTATTTTGTGGCGCGGGCGGTTTTTCTTGCGGATTAGATCAAATTTACGGTTTCGAAACAAAAGTCGCATTAGATTATGACAAAAATGCAATAACTACATTTGAAAAGAATTTCCCAAATGCAAAAGCTATCTGTGGAGATATATGTAATGATGATGTAAAAAATGAGATTATTAAAGCTTCAAAGCAATTTGGAATTAATATGATTGTTGGCGGACCTCCTTGTCAAGGATTTAGTTTAAAAGGGAAAAATCTTGGCTTAGATGATCCAAGAAATTTTTTATTTTTAGAGTATGTAGATATAGTTAAAAAAATAAAACCTGAAGTATTCATAATTGAAAATGTGAAAAACATGATTACTTCTAGTAATGGATATTTCATAAGCCAGATATATGATAAATTTACTAGTTTAGGATATACATTGAATCATGGTATTTTAAATGCTCATGATTTTGGAGTTCCGCAAAGTAGAGAAAGAACAATTATAATTGGAACATTAAATCCGAATGGAATAAAGTTACCACAACCTTGTGGTGATAAAAAAACTACAGTTAGAGATGCAATCTCAGATTTGGCTTATTTAAATTCTGGGGAAGGGAAAAATGGCACAAGTTATATTTATCACTCACAATCTTTCTATCAAGAAATATTAAGAAACAATTCTGAAGTTTTGTGGAATCATAAAGCAACAAACCATTCACAGATTGCATTAGCTAAATTATCTCTTATTCCACCAGAGGGCGATAAAAGATTTTTGCCAAAAGAAATGCATGGTAATCAAAAGTTTATGACAACTTGGTCAAGATTGGTTTGGGATAAACCAAGCCCTACAATTGATACCCGATTCGATACTCCATCAAATGGTAGAAATTCACATCCTATTTTAAATCGTGCCATCACCCCTAGAGAAGCCGCAAGAATTCAAAGCTTTCCAGACACTTTTATTTTCTATGGTCCGAAAACATCAATTTGCAAACAAATTGGGAATGCTGTACCACCATTATTAGCTAAAGCGATAGGAGAACACATAAAAGAATCATATGAAAGGAACAAAAATGACAGAACTTTATAA
- a CDS encoding DNA-methyltransferase — protein MKGTKMTELYNDDAYKSIKEFQKKGIKVDHIITDPPYNISKDNNFVTMNNPRKGVDFGEWDRGKFDLYSWIPKYANILNKNGSMIIFCSYRYISYLIDVLESKQANMVVKDILIWQKSNPMPRNIKRRYVQDMEFAIWAVKKNSKWTFNKPDSVPYLRSVFTSGVVSGKEKLAHPTQKSLKVMDSIIKIHTNPGDTIMDPFMGSASIGEAAIINNRNFIGVEYDENYYQIAKKRLEKFDAID, from the coding sequence ATGAAAGGAACAAAAATGACAGAACTTTATAATGATGATGCTTATAAAAGCATAAAAGAATTTCAAAAAAAAGGTATAAAAGTTGATCATATCATAACTGATCCACCATACAATATTTCTAAGGATAATAATTTTGTTACTATGAACAATCCAAGAAAAGGGGTTGATTTTGGAGAATGAGATCGTGGAAAATTTGATTTGTATTCTTGGATTCCAAAGTATGCAAATATTTTAAATAAGAATGGTAGCATGATTATATTTTGTTCATACCGTTATATAAGTTATTTGATCGATGTTCTTGAAAGCAAACAGGCAAATATGGTTGTTAAAGATATTTTGATTTGGCAAAAATCCAACCCAATGCCTAGAAATATAAAGCGAAGATATGTTCAAGACATGGAATTTGCAATATGAGCAGTTAAAAAAAATTCAAAGTGGACATTTAATAAGCCAGATAGTGTTCCTTATCTTAGAAGCGTTTTTACAAGTGGTGTGGTATCTGGGAAAGAAAAACTTGCTCACCCTACACAAAAAAGTCTTAAAGTGATGGATAGCATAATTAAAATACATACAAATCCTGGGGATACAATTATGGACCCGTTTATGGGGAGTGCTAGCATTGGGGAAGCCGCTATTATTAATAATAGAAATTTCATTGGGGTCGAATATGATGAAAACTATTATCAAATTGCAAAAAAAAGATTAGAAAAATTTGATGCTATAGATTAA
- a CDS encoding MSC_0882 family membrane protein: MSYKPINNTSTIEIVKSNSDSAIEDKKIAKDPQNQISPRVWRVIRTERNIKIINLTISYTLMMASLLIVILASLKIGVFANGSVGYIILCSIVAFLFFTFGTINTIENAQWKNTIKKYREALNSGDNTSSSTFHLAYRRIVLKGVNLTWALIFVLTYVGLFTAIVYGLYKTNVIKVEYEPNFKMILELRKWLDQAFVNTSLLCLLLTIALVALIVFYIIMCLIDKKRLADLDDFLGEKSVEIHEQINKAKKDRNKALMITYFVVVAVTILIPLTLVIFAIWRLIRKKRAKISAI; encoded by the coding sequence ATGAGTTATAAACCAATCAACAACACTTCAACAATCGAGATTGTTAAGTCAAATAGTGATAGTGCTATTGAAGACAAGAAAATAGCAAAAGATCCCCAAAATCAAATTTCTCCGCGTGTTTGAAGAGTAATTAGAACTGAAAGAAACATAAAAATTATCAATTTAACAATTAGTTATACATTGATGATGGCTTCATTACTTATTGTAATTTTGGCTTCATTAAAAATTGGTGTATTTGCTAATGGTTCTGTTGGTTATATTATTTTATGTTCTATTGTTGCATTTTTATTTTTTACCTTTGGTACTATAAATACAATTGAAAACGCTCAATGAAAAAATACAATAAAAAAATATCGTGAAGCACTTAATAGTGGCGATAATACTTCAAGCAGTACATTTCACCTTGCCTATCGGAGAATTGTTTTAAAAGGTGTTAATCTAACATGAGCGCTAATATTCGTTTTAACTTATGTTGGTTTATTTACAGCTATTGTATATGGACTTTATAAAACCAATGTCATAAAAGTTGAATATGAACCAAATTTTAAAATGATTTTAGAACTTAGAAAATGATTGGACCAAGCTTTTGTTAACACTAGTTTATTGTGCTTACTGTTAACTATTGCATTGGTTGCTTTAATTGTTTTCTATATAATAATGTGTTTAATTGACAAAAAACGTTTAGCAGACCTTGATGATTTTCTTGGTGAAAAAAGCGTCGAAATTCATGAACAAATAAACAAAGCCAAAAAAGACAGAAATAAAGCTTTAATGATTACTTATTTTGTTGTTGTAGCTGTTACAATTTTAATTCCTTTAACCTTAGTCATATTCGCAATTTGAAGATTAATTCGCAAAAAGAGAGCAAAAATTTCAGCAATATAA
- a CDS encoding GA module-containing protein — protein sequence MRKKTRNTLLGLAAILTICGTTSATLSTVISSKKHISEQKIVEQIGKLIEQINTDIQTLESNKNSVDTLKKAIDKSKKSLEKYKQKFNEWNKNEYKQYKSIQQPLANFGSSIKDLENKIKESEEKLKLNIQTIQNIVDNAKKTSDEAIEKLEKTSEINLPGLKQANQELHNAANELKKAKQKAQEMNSESHVDDLVLKAKEVQKAEEKVKNLINTIQNQTDKQKYDSYQDELNKHINILNKNIEESNNLNDDLSILEPFTKNFEKNNIKAKDAHNFINSIKEPLPQEITNTNNKLKDVIENSEQKINELKSKINNIKSEINNELNLLNQSQNESKSKIDSTNDIEVLADEFNNSNQRLNVEIPKLNNKIDKFKYQEASPKVIQLIENEKSLANAILQKLKNDALSHLKGATNLSNQQNEAFKNQIENATTPQEISKIKNDISLANSKEKVKKDINEIYELFNSKFKQNSLKEVEEALNREQVSTISKKLSDLHNHKQDAKSKIVNEFNNLSNSQKEDYVKEIINANTIEKVNEIVNEAQKLNEDKQHKINKINELDSLTSEDKKKLLDEIYESNSIEKNPEKTPEKVLDKATKLNNTKKESIQNIEKLENLNKDEKDIFKNLTINEFDESKINQNTQKAIEEDKNKESIKQEISSLKNKNLSEKEVNNFINDVNKINVHNENSKQELEQIKNNAKDINNEKQKLIDKIKKLDSNSIDKGQLEKQIINANGKHEAQEIFDNAELQTKKDKAKNNINELQNIDSEKQNFINRIDSANNKEQINNIVQEANELNESNSNTSNTSNTSNSFANTSSTQPTVNLHSKQIAKEKIDKLEYLSEDEKQDFKTNIDNSNDDQEIENQVSNAQTNNQNKQNIVEKIKDLDLISTNGKTSAEEYVKNNSLENSNIKHEELSAINDEKLKIRNQINNAQSVGDIDADTKRELLNKLINNDDQATLQAIKDELSKYQVNNNELIKAIADFKKLLDKFIKINEKVSFSELKNLNQKIIDNLDRNIKDYEQKLDKGINSKWLVSDYAAKVNTANVNSSYYINNLEKAIEFIGEKSRTQSINDKYLEEYHKDILKKFDTEIKCISTRNFEDFRIFAQSLSKLENINSSPIKTIANELFKNEIIHLVGNGIWSISSETVPHNNRNGYKTKVAKIYFEQGSSASNPKITIDESYYREKYKKFEIKWYGNEGWNQSGAIKNGNSYDYLSDGLIFASNDEFDTKFKIWINGNDALYIENIPSKEEYISKNLASEIQKDSDASHHIKPEHLKFIDY from the coding sequence ATGAGAAAGAAAACGAGAAACACATTATTGGGTCTAGCAGCTATTTTGACAATATGCGGCACAACTTCTGCCACGCTTTCAACAGTAATAAGCTCAAAGAAACATATTTCAGAGCAAAAAATTGTTGAGCAAATTGGCAAACTTATAGAACAAATAAATACCGATATTCAAACCCTTGAATCTAACAAAAACTCTGTTGATACATTGAAAAAAGCAATCGATAAAAGCAAAAAATCCCTTGAAAAATACAAACAAAAGTTCAATGAATGGAATAAAAACGAATATAAACAATACAAAAGCATTCAACAACCTCTTGCTAATTTTGGTTCGTCAATAAAAGATTTAGAAAACAAAATAAAAGAATCTGAAGAAAAATTAAAACTAAACATCCAAACAATCCAAAATATTGTTGATAATGCTAAGAAAACATCAGATGAGGCTATTGAAAAACTTGAAAAAACTTCTGAAATAAACCTCCCTGGACTAAAACAAGCAAATCAAGAGTTACATAATGCCGCTAATGAACTTAAAAAAGCAAAACAAAAAGCACAAGAAATGAATTCTGAATCTCATGTTGATGATTTAGTTTTAAAAGCCAAAGAAGTTCAAAAAGCGGAAGAAAAAGTAAAAAACTTAATAAATACAATTCAAAACCAAACCGATAAGCAAAAATATGATTCTTATCAAGATGAATTAAACAAACATATTAATATTTTGAACAAAAACATTGAAGAGTCAAATAATTTAAATGATGATTTATCAATCCTTGAGCCATTTACTAAAAACTTTGAAAAGAATAACATTAAAGCCAAAGATGCTCATAATTTCATTAATTCAATTAAAGAACCTTTACCACAAGAAATTACTAATACCAATAACAAATTAAAAGATGTTATTGAAAATTCTGAGCAAAAAATCAATGAATTAAAATCTAAAATAAACAATATTAAATCTGAAATCAATAATGAATTAAATTTACTAAATCAATCACAAAATGAATCTAAAAGTAAAATTGATTCAACTAATGATATTGAAGTTTTAGCAGATGAATTCAACAATTCAAATCAACGATTAAATGTTGAAATTCCAAAATTAAATAACAAAATAGATAAATTCAAATATCAAGAAGCTTCACCAAAAGTTATTCAACTAATTGAAAATGAAAAATCATTAGCAAACGCTATATTACAAAAATTAAAAAATGATGCATTAAGTCATTTAAAAGGTGCAACTAATTTATCAAACCAACAAAATGAAGCTTTCAAAAATCAAATTGAAAATGCAACTACTCCGCAAGAAATAAGCAAAATTAAAAATGATATTTCATTAGCAAATTCAAAAGAAAAAGTAAAAAAAGATATTAATGAAATTTATGAATTATTTAACAGTAAATTTAAGCAAAACTCACTAAAAGAAGTTGAAGAAGCATTAAATCGAGAACAAGTTTCAACTATTTCTAAAAAATTAAGTGATTTGCACAATCACAAACAAGATGCTAAATCTAAGATTGTTAATGAATTTAACAACTTATCTAATTCGCAAAAAGAAGATTATGTTAAAGAGATAATTAATGCCAATACAATTGAAAAAGTTAATGAAATTGTTAATGAGGCACAAAAATTAAATGAAGATAAGCAACATAAAATAAACAAAATCAATGAGTTAGATTCATTAACAAGTGAAGACAAGAAAAAATTATTAGATGAAATTTATGAATCAAATTCTATTGAAAAAAATCCAGAAAAAACCCCTGAAAAAGTGCTTGATAAAGCAACTAAATTAAATAACACCAAAAAAGAATCTATACAAAATATTGAAAAACTTGAAAATTTAAACAAAGATGAAAAAGATATTTTTAAAAATTTAACAATTAATGAATTTGACGAATCAAAAATTAACCAAAATACACAAAAAGCTATTGAAGAAGACAAAAATAAAGAATCAATAAAACAAGAAATAAGTTCTTTAAAAAATAAAAATTTATCTGAAAAAGAGGTTAATAATTTTATTAATGATGTTAACAAAATTAACGTTCATAATGAGAATTCAAAACAAGAATTAGAGCAAATTAAAAATAATGCCAAAGATATCAATAATGAAAAACAAAAACTAATAGATAAGATAAAAAAATTAGATTCTAATTCAATTGATAAAGGCCAATTAGAAAAACAAATTATCAACGCTAACGGAAAACATGAAGCACAAGAAATTTTTGATAATGCCGAACTTCAAACAAAAAAAGATAAAGCAAAAAATAATATCAATGAACTTCAAAATATTGATAGTGAAAAACAAAACTTTATAAATAGAATTGACTCAGCAAACAATAAAGAGCAAATAAATAATATTGTTCAAGAAGCAAACGAATTAAATGAAAGTAATTCAAATACTTCAAATACTTCAAATACTTCAAATTCCTTTGCTAATACAAGTTCCACTCAACCAACAGTTAATTTACATTCTAAACAAATTGCAAAAGAAAAAATTGATAAATTAGAATATTTATCAGAAGATGAAAAACAAGATTTTAAAACAAATATAGATAATTCAAATGATGATCAAGAAATTGAAAACCAAGTTTCTAATGCTCAAACAAATAACCAAAATAAACAAAATATAGTTGAAAAAATCAAAGATCTTGATTTAATTTCAACTAATGGAAAAACAAGTGCTGAAGAATATGTAAAAAATAATTCACTTGAGAATTCAAATATTAAACACGAAGAACTTTCGGCAATAAATGATGAAAAATTAAAAATTAGAAATCAAATTAATAATGCACAAAGTGTTGGGGATATTGACGCTGATACTAAACGTGAATTACTAAATAAATTAATCAATAACGATGATCAAGCAACACTGCAGGCAATTAAAGATGAACTATCCAAATACCAAGTAAATAATAACGAATTAATAAAAGCAATTGCAGACTTCAAGAAATTATTGGATAAATTCATTAAAATAAACGAAAAAGTTAGCTTTAGTGAATTGAAAAACCTAAACCAAAAAATCATCGATAATCTAGACAGGAATATAAAGGATTACGAGCAAAAATTAGACAAGGGAATTAACAGTAAATGATTAGTTAGTGATTATGCCGCCAAAGTCAACACCGCAAATGTAAATTCAAGCTATTATATAAACAACCTTGAAAAAGCTATCGAATTCATTGGCGAAAAATCAAGAACTCAATCAATTAATGATAAATACTTAGAAGAATATCATAAAGATATTTTGAAAAAATTCGATACAGAAATTAAATGTATTTCAACTAGAAATTTTGAAGATTTTAGAATTTTTGCGCAAAGTCTATCAAAACTAGAAAATATCAATTCATCGCCAATCAAAACAATAGCCAATGAATTATTCAAAAATGAAATAATTCATTTAGTTGGTAATGGAATTTGGTCAATTTCAAGTGAAACTGTACCACATAATAATAGAAATGGTTATAAAACAAAAGTTGCCAAAATTTATTTTGAACAAGGTTCTTCTGCAAGTAATCCAAAAATCACGATTGACGAATCATACTATCGTGAAAAATACAAAAAATTCGAAATTAAATGATATGGTAATGAGGGATGAAACCAAAGCGGTGCAATAAAAAATGGTAACAGCTATGATTACTTAAGTGATGGTTTAATTTTTGCATCAAACGATGAATTTGACACAAAATTCAAAATCTGGATCAATGGTAATGACGCACTTTACATTGAAAATATTCCAAGCAAAGAAGAATATATATCTAAAAATTTAGCAAGTGAAATTCAAAAAGATTCTGACGCAAGTCACCATATAAAACCTGAACACCTTAAATTTATAGATTATTAG
- a CDS encoding DUF4116 domain-containing protein has protein sequence MNKKNKEINISYSSVEDFYNDIEIKTADSFVLKQQALELLKQFLLQNEYLYFEAKGELYGMHQNPIFGFKTNKDSKKEFLNNFILHTKKINNLKGKFNVEDLETAIKKGVLSVKDWKNASFWVWAIKNNPKYMQNTPKELTNDKEFLLRIIDRRPEVLEYVSDELKSDKEFILAALLIESQCLKYASKELKTDKEVIICAIDSHTRFINSDWYHLSKDDTDIILNAVNEDASTIQYACDEIKNDRKFMLDAIDYNIYILKYLPEHFKNDKELVLKAINIEGLALEFASKELKNDKEVVLKAIDNSFGEAFAYASNKLKRDKTVLLQALKWNEELSELIPEELKMTEILF, from the coding sequence ATGAATAAGAAAAATAAAGAAATAAATATATCATATTCATCTGTTGAAGATTTTTACAATGATATTGAAATAAAAACAGCTGATTCTTTTGTTTTAAAACAACAAGCGCTAGAATTACTAAAACAATTCTTGCTGCAAAATGAATATTTGTATTTTGAGGCAAAGGGTGAACTTTATGGAATGCACCAAAACCCAATCTTTGGTTTTAAAACAAACAAGGATTCTAAAAAAGAATTTTTAAATAATTTTATTTTACATACTAAAAAAATAAATAATTTAAAAGGTAAATTTAATGTTGAAGATTTAGAAACTGCGATTAAAAAAGGTGTTTTGTCTGTAAAAGATTGAAAAAATGCTAGTTTTTGAGTTTGAGCCATCAAAAACAATCCCAAATATATGCAAAATACTCCAAAAGAGTTAACAAATGATAAAGAATTTTTATTGCGAATTATTGATAGAAGACCAGAAGTTTTAGAATATGTTTCTGATGAATTAAAAAGTGATAAAGAATTTATTTTGGCTGCACTTTTAATTGAATCTCAATGTTTAAAATATGCTTCAAAAGAATTAAAAACTGATAAAGAAGTTATTATTTGTGCTATTGATAGCCATACTAGATTTATAAATTCAGATTGATATCATTTATCAAAAGATGATACAGATATTATATTAAATGCTGTTAATGAAGATGCAAGCACAATTCAATATGCTTGCGATGAAATAAAAAATGACCGCAAGTTTATGTTGGATGCAATTGACTATAACATATATATACTTAAATATTTGCCAGAACATTTTAAAAATGATAAAGAATTAGTATTAAAAGCTATTAATATAGAGGGCTTAGCATTAGAGTTTGCTTCAAAAGAATTAAAAAATGATAAAGAAGTTGTTTTAAAAGCAATTGACAATTCGTTTGGCGAAGCTTTCGCATATGCTTCCAATAAGTTAAAAAGAGATAAAACTGTACTTTTACAAGCACTTAAATGAAATGAAGAGCTTTCTGAATTAATTCCTGAAGAACTAAAAATGACGGAGATATTATTTTAA
- a CDS encoding helix-turn-helix domain-containing protein, giving the protein MKTEITDKWISTDEAAEYLGVKATTIREWIKKDNGIPAHKIGRLWKLKKEELDEWVKSGKVLSEM; this is encoded by the coding sequence ATGAAAACAGAAATTACAGATAAATGGATTAGTACGGATGAAGCTGCAGAGTACCTTGGTGTTAAAGCAACTACAATTCGTGAATGGATAAAAAAAGATAACGGAATACCTGCACACAAAATTGGGCGTTTATGAAAATTAAAAAAAGAAGAGCTCGATGAATGGGTGAAAAGTGGAAAAGTGCTGAGTGAGATGTAA